The Brienomyrus brachyistius isolate T26 unplaced genomic scaffold, BBRACH_0.4 scaffold48, whole genome shotgun sequence genome window below encodes:
- the LOC125723418 gene encoding uncharacterized protein LOC125723418 isoform X1 — MEGTEAGISMMDMLNGGEENVCEVGVNVEEVKGGGGKSTGNAVEYVVSQVGRTWLEPIQEEDLEEDEETDEELQEAEDTDAATVDSWQCMAAYVARIWLQTLQEDGPEENEEADVVFQQAEDADATTLVRFQCMVASEDRSQLLTIPEEGPEEEDETEVMKTDKTKEDADAAEKIYSEEVSFHVNAEDLSEDDTEKSHKKKKKKMKWCFFCCPLPFRRSSKRQ; from the coding sequence atggaggggacagaggctggtattagtatgatggatatgctaaatggaggtgaggagaatgtatgtgaggtgggagtgaatgtggaggaggttaagggaggaggagggaaaagtacagggaatgctgtggaatatgtggtgtcacaagtaggcagaacttggctagaacccatccaggaggaagaccttgaggaagatgaagaaacagatgaggagcttcaggaagcagaagacactgatgctgccacagtggacagttggcagtgcatggcggcatatgtagccagaatatggctgcagactttacaggaagatggacctgaggaaaatgaagaagctgatgtggtattccagcaggcagaagatgctgatgctaccacactggtcaggtttcagtgtatggtggcatctgaagacagatcacagctactgactataccagaagaaggacctgaggaagaggacgagactgaagtgatgaagacagataaaacaaaagaagatgctgatgctgccgagaagatctacagtgaagaagtatcattccatgtgaatgccgaagatctttctgaagatgatactgagaagagccacaagaagaagaagaagaagatgaagtggtgcttcttctgctgtcccctgcccttcagaagaagtagcaagaggcagtaa